One region of Azoarcus sp. CIB genomic DNA includes:
- a CDS encoding TIGR03752 family integrating conjugative element protein — MKSNPLLKWLLIPMVLLLVFVGVKLASNERGTKSAPPGTASQLTPEEMKALGIEGDTPRDTVATLVAQVKQLRNELQTSLNDNKNQKAENERLRARESAIDQRIQTALDGERGRLQQDRDQAAGDRQQTQNLLQELQRRLDGLSGKGGQPDLPVGLGLEEGDGKNFVGGQGSGIHGSGSGTRWLEPDDAKPQAKNSGAGSTPSFPTSFGPAQKTLSSAADTIADAGSRTVGASTRPVYTVPSNSTLMGSIAMTALIGRVPIDGTVNDPYPFKVLIGPDNLTANGIDIPDVAGAVVSGTASGDWTLSCVRGQIRSVTFVFQDGTIRTVPENGARSQGGNSSAGGSATQGGLGWISDPYGIPCVSGERRSNAQQYLGSQALITAAGAGAASLIKSDNGSVAVVSNSNGSLGTVGISGNEAMGRILAGGVRDMADWVNKLYGQAFAAIYVQPGAKVAVHLEQPLNIDYDAKGRRVNHRIGEAHASELD; from the coding sequence ATGAAGAGTAATCCGCTGCTCAAGTGGCTGCTGATCCCGATGGTGCTGCTGCTGGTGTTCGTCGGCGTCAAGCTCGCATCAAACGAGCGCGGCACCAAGTCCGCGCCGCCCGGCACCGCCAGCCAGCTCACGCCGGAAGAGATGAAGGCCCTGGGCATCGAGGGCGACACGCCGCGCGATACCGTCGCCACGCTGGTGGCCCAGGTCAAGCAGTTGCGCAACGAACTGCAGACCTCCCTCAACGACAACAAGAACCAGAAGGCCGAAAATGAGCGCCTGCGCGCACGCGAGAGCGCGATCGACCAGCGCATCCAGACTGCGCTGGACGGCGAGCGTGGCCGCCTGCAGCAGGACCGCGATCAAGCAGCTGGCGACCGCCAGCAGACTCAGAATCTGCTGCAGGAACTTCAGCGGCGCCTCGACGGCCTCTCCGGCAAGGGCGGCCAACCCGATCTACCCGTCGGGCTTGGCCTGGAGGAGGGTGACGGCAAGAATTTCGTCGGCGGCCAGGGTAGCGGGATTCATGGGAGCGGCAGTGGCACGCGTTGGCTCGAACCCGACGACGCCAAGCCCCAGGCCAAGAACAGCGGCGCCGGCAGCACGCCGAGCTTCCCGACGAGTTTCGGGCCGGCCCAGAAAACCCTGTCCAGTGCTGCGGATACTATCGCCGACGCCGGCAGCCGCACCGTGGGCGCCTCCACCAGGCCTGTCTACACGGTGCCGTCGAACTCGACGCTGATGGGGTCGATTGCCATGACGGCGCTGATCGGGCGCGTGCCGATCGACGGCACGGTGAACGACCCATACCCGTTCAAGGTGTTGATCGGCCCAGACAATCTGACCGCCAACGGCATCGACATTCCCGACGTGGCTGGCGCCGTCGTCAGCGGCACGGCTTCGGGCGACTGGACGCTCTCGTGCGTGCGCGGCCAGATCCGCAGCGTGACCTTCGTGTTCCAGGACGGGACGATCCGCACCGTGCCGGAGAACGGCGCGCGCAGCCAGGGCGGCAACAGCAGCGCGGGCGGCAGCGCCACCCAGGGCGGCCTGGGCTGGATCAGCGATCCCTACGGCATCCCATGCGTCTCCGGCGAGCGGCGCAGCAACGCCCAGCAGTACCTCGGCTCGCAGGCGCTGATCACCGCGGCAGGTGCGGGCGCCGCTTCGCTCATCAAGTCCGACAACGGCAGCGTGGCCGTCGTCTCCAACAGCAACGGCTCGCTCGGCACGGTCGGCATCTCGGGCAACGAGGCCATGGGCCGCATCCTGGCCGGTGGCGTGCGCGACATGGCCGATTGGGTCAACAAGCTCTACGGCCAGGCCTTCGCCGCCATCTACGTGCAGCCAGGCGCGAAGGTCGCCGTCCACCTGGAGCAACCCCTCAACATCGACTACGACGCCAAGGGGCGCCGGGTCAATCACCGCATCGGAGAAGCCCATGCGTCGGAACTGGACTGA
- a CDS encoding TIGR03750 family conjugal transfer protein, producing the protein MAGYPESPRETPRDGLVTFLPHRLNRHPVVVRGLTADELWVCAGLSAAAGFLVGVPLAWLTRSIAMLPTLIVVGVGIGVFAGGGFMRRQKRGRPDTWLYRQLQWWLALRYPALAAHMGGQSQITRSGWWTTRRQHSFTSIHRGAA; encoded by the coding sequence ATGGCCGGCTACCCGGAGAGTCCGCGGGAGACACCGCGCGATGGGCTCGTGACCTTCTTGCCGCATCGCCTGAACCGCCATCCGGTGGTCGTGCGCGGGTTGACCGCCGACGAGCTGTGGGTCTGCGCCGGTTTGTCGGCCGCGGCAGGTTTCCTGGTCGGGGTGCCGCTGGCCTGGCTGACCCGCAGCATCGCCATGTTGCCCACGTTGATCGTCGTCGGCGTCGGGATCGGCGTCTTCGCGGGCGGCGGCTTCATGCGCCGGCAGAAGCGCGGCCGGCCCGACACCTGGCTGTACCGTCAGCTCCAGTGGTGGCTCGCGCTGCGCTATCCCGCGCTGGCGGCCCATATGGGCGGGCAGTCCCAGATCACCCGCTCGGGCTGGTGGACCACGCGGCGTCAGCACTCTTTCACGTCCATCCATCGAGGTGCGGCATGA
- a CDS encoding TIGR03749 family integrating conjugative element protein has product MKRLVLPALAGLLLSMGLVSTGEAVEVLRWERLPLAVPLVVGQERVIFIDRNVRIGVPESVGAHLRVQSAGGAIYLRASEPIPPSRLQLQDVESGALILLDVAAEPAKAGQTPLEPVRIVEGDGLPSRGTGQASATANEEEPRDTASAATRRATPVPVVLTRHAAQNLYAPLRAVEPVPGIDRVNLRRDLPLDTLLPTLPVRARALAAWRLEDQWVTAVKLTNTSARRLDLDPRALQGDFLAATFQHTTLGPAGRSTDTTVVFLVTRGHGLAESLLPAVAPIDAMVNLPPEAAAGQPEGGARDEE; this is encoded by the coding sequence ATGAAGCGCCTTGTCCTGCCGGCCCTGGCCGGCCTCCTGCTCAGCATGGGGCTCGTCTCAACCGGTGAGGCCGTGGAGGTCCTGCGTTGGGAGCGTCTACCCCTGGCCGTGCCCCTCGTGGTCGGACAGGAACGCGTGATCTTCATCGACCGCAACGTGCGCATCGGCGTGCCGGAAAGCGTCGGTGCGCACCTGCGTGTGCAGAGCGCGGGCGGCGCGATCTACCTGCGCGCGAGCGAACCGATCCCGCCTTCGCGGCTGCAACTGCAGGACGTGGAGTCCGGCGCGCTGATCCTGCTCGACGTCGCGGCCGAGCCGGCCAAAGCCGGCCAAACACCGCTGGAGCCCGTGCGCATCGTCGAAGGCGATGGATTGCCGTCGCGTGGCACCGGCCAGGCCAGTGCCACCGCAAATGAGGAGGAACCCCGCGACACGGCCAGCGCAGCCACGCGACGCGCGACCCCGGTGCCCGTGGTACTGACGCGCCATGCGGCGCAGAACCTCTATGCCCCCCTGCGGGCGGTCGAGCCCGTGCCCGGTATCGACCGCGTCAACCTACGCCGCGATCTGCCGCTGGACACTTTGCTGCCTACGCTCCCGGTGCGCGCACGGGCGCTGGCCGCGTGGCGGCTTGAAGACCAGTGGGTGACGGCCGTGAAGCTCACCAACACCTCCGCACGCAGGCTGGACCTCGATCCGCGCGCCCTGCAGGGCGATTTCCTCGCGGCGACCTTCCAGCACACGACCCTGGGGCCCGCCGGCCGCTCGACCGACACCACCGTGGTCTTCCTCGTCACGCGCGGCCATGGCCTGGCCGAGTCGCTACTGCCGGCAGTGGCACCCATCGACGCGATGGTGAACCTGCCGCCGGAAGCCGCTGCCGGCCAGCCCGAAGGAGGGGCGCGCGATGAAGAGTAA
- a CDS encoding PFL_4703 family integrating conjugative element protein, protein MSRFKNEVTHLQAHVKTLRFGATALFVVALLLGFGWWSAPKSLTIHVPPDLRSGSTRKWWDVPPESVYAFTFYIWQQAQRWPTNGEEDYPRNLKALSAYLTPSCRSFLQQDYEFRRGNGELRQRVRGIYEIPGRGYGDDPTSRVRAASANDWIVTLDVSADEYLGSEQVKRALVRYALKVVRMDVDPERNPFGLALDCYASAPQRIEPLPAPASASQPAVATKLQGGAP, encoded by the coding sequence ATGAGCCGGTTCAAGAACGAAGTCACGCACCTGCAGGCGCACGTCAAGACCTTGCGCTTCGGCGCCACCGCGCTCTTCGTTGTGGCCTTGCTGCTCGGTTTCGGCTGGTGGAGCGCACCGAAGAGCCTGACCATCCACGTGCCCCCGGACCTGCGTTCGGGCAGTACCCGCAAGTGGTGGGACGTCCCTCCGGAGAGCGTCTACGCCTTTACCTTCTACATCTGGCAGCAGGCCCAACGCTGGCCGACCAACGGCGAGGAGGACTACCCGCGCAACCTCAAGGCGCTGTCCGCCTACCTCACGCCGAGTTGCCGGTCCTTCCTGCAGCAGGACTACGAATTCCGGCGTGGCAACGGCGAGCTGCGTCAGCGCGTGCGCGGCATCTACGAGATTCCCGGCCGGGGCTACGGGGACGATCCCACTTCGCGCGTCCGGGCCGCATCGGCGAACGACTGGATCGTCACGCTGGACGTAAGTGCCGACGAGTACCTGGGTTCCGAGCAGGTCAAGCGTGCGCTGGTGCGCTATGCGCTGAAGGTCGTGCGCATGGACGTCGACCCGGAGCGCAACCCCTTCGGTCTCGCCCTGGATTGCTACGCGAGCGCGCCGCAGCGTATTGAACCGTTGCCGGCACCGGCGTCGGCCAGCCAACCGGCAGTCGCCACCAAACTGCAAGGAGGAGCCCCATGA